In one Perca fluviatilis chromosome 7, GENO_Pfluv_1.0, whole genome shotgun sequence genomic region, the following are encoded:
- the si:dkey-199f5.8 gene encoding beta-1,4-galactosyltransferase 3 has protein sequence MVSIQSKWRYLFMFLGIQLVVMALLSREGYQKRVSYFIRIFRKPDTTGLTGRNHTAAGIAGGDVYANLSHLSKSSSHGDGMPYCPKTSPLIGGPIHVSFPSGLTLAEVQRKNPLVVRGGRYRPPDCEARHRTAIIIPHRNREHHLKFLLYYLHPFLQRQQLNYGIYVIHQAGNYTFNRAKLMNVGFREAMKEEDWDCLFFHDVDLIPEDDRNTYVCDSNPKHAAIAMDKFGYKLPYKMYFGGVSALTPLHYLKMNGFPNNYWGWGGEDDDIGVRVSLGGMYITRPSLKVGRYKMIKHKLDKGNDVNPKRFNMLAKTRQTWKLDGMNTAEYETISRQYMPLYTNITVNIGTEAGLHPHPPPPTPHAKAAVKAPVEVPAKGSAKPPAKLKESHSEKKSTLRDR, from the exons ATGGTCAGTATCCAGTCCAAATGGCGCTACCTGTTCATGTTCCTGGGCATCCAGCTGGTGGTCATGGCGCTGCTGTCCCGAGAGGGATACCAGAAGAGGGTTTCCTACTTCATCCGCATCTTCCGCAAGCCTGACACCACTGGTTTGACAGGCCGCAACCACACAGCAGCAGGCATCGCTGGAGGGGATGTATATGCTAACCTCTCCCACCTATCCAAATCTTCTAGCCATGGAGATGGCATGCCCTACTGCCCGAAGACGTCCCCTCTTATAG GTGGGCCGATACACGTCAGCTTTCCATCAGGGCTCACTCTAGCAGAGGTTCAGAGGAAAAATCCACTGGTGGTGCGCGGAGGACGCTACAGGCCGCCCGACTGTGAGGCGAGGCACCGAACAGCCATCATCATTCCCCACAGAAACAGAGAACACCACCTTAAGTTCCTGCTATACTACTTGCATCCTTTTCTGCAGCGACAACAGCTCAACTATGGAATTTACGTCATTCACCAG GCGGGAAACTACACTTTCAACAGGGCCAAGCTGATGAATGTGGGTTTCCGGGAGGCCATGAAGGAGGAAGACTGGGACTGTCTCTTCTTCCACGATGTGGACCTCATTCCGGAGGACGATCGCAACACATACGTCTGCGACTCCAACCCCAAGCACGCGGCCATCGCCATGGACAAGTTTGGCTACAA GCTTCCGTACAAGATGTACTTTGGAGGAGTGTCAGCTTTGACACCACTGCACTACCTTAAGATGAACGGCTTTCCCAACAACTACTGGGGCTGGGGTGGAGAGGACGACGATATTGGAGTCAG AGTGTCTCTGGGGGGGATGTATATCACTCGTCCATCCCTGAAGGTCGGCCGTTACAAGATGATTAAACATAAGTTGGACAAAGGCAATGATGTGAACCCAAAAAG GTTCAACATGCTGGCCAAGACGCGTCAGACCTGGAAGTTGGATGGGATGAACACAGCTGAATATGAGACAATCTCGCGGCAATACATGCCCCTCTACACCAACATCACTGTCAACATCGGCACTGAGGCCGGCCTACATCCACATCCACCTCCACCAACACCACATGCCAAAGCTGCAGTCAAAGCACCTGTCGAAGTCCCAGCAAAAGGCTCAGCCAAACCCCCTGCCAAACTCAAAGAGAGCCACTCAGAGAAAAAGTCTACCCTAAGAGACCGCTAA